The following DNA comes from Streptomyces sp. NBC_00690.
CAAGTAGTCGCACCAACCGCCTGGAAGAGGCACCACGATGCCCGTGCCCACGCAAGAACTGAAGCTGGAGATCGTCAACGCCGCCACAGGCCAGCCCCTCGGCGCCAAAGCCTCGGCGGCCGCGGGCGGGGGCCTCGTCGTCCGCGACCATCCCGAGGACGGCCCACGCCCGGACCTGTGGCAGTTCCTCCCCGTACCGGGCTCGCAGGACGACCCGGCGTACGTCATCCGCAACACGGCCGGCAGCAAAGTGCTCGACACCCCAGCCGCCGTGGGCCAGGGCATCCGCCAGTCGGATGCCTCGGGCAAGAAGGGCCAGCAGTGGCACCTCGTCCCCGTCGCGGGCGAAGCGGGCCTCTACCTCATCGAGGGCGCGGCCGACGGCACAGTGCTCGACCTCGACGAACCCGGGAAGGACGACACCCGCATCATCCTTCGCGAGTACGACGACCTCGCGGAGAGCCAGCGGTGGCGATTCGTCCCGGCCGAGCCGGAACGCACCAGCGACCTCGTACTGGATTGGGCACCGCTGAGCCACTGGAACAGCCGCCAGTCCTGGAGGCTGACCCACAACAAGCCCTCGCTGCGACCGGCACCCGACGCGACGCCCTCCTTCAGCAACGTACTGCTGGTTCTGGAGAAGTTCGGGAGCGACCAAGACACCGCCGGGTGGAAGAACGATGCGCTCACCCCTTCTCCCAGCGGGGAACCGAGCCGCTGGGCCGGGGTCGGTGCGCGGTTCCTCGCCGACACGGAGGGAACAGGGCGGGCCGACATCGTGGGGATCAGGGCCACGAAGGGAGCCGTGACCTCGTCCAGCCGAGGCGACGGGACGTTCGATGACGAGCGCCCGCTGCACCAGGGGGTGGCCACTCCGAACTCGGCGGATCTGTGGTCCGTCGTGGATCTGACGGGCGACGGCAAGCCCGACGTGGTCGCCCTGTGTGCCGGCGGAGTCCGGGTGTCAGCACAGGACGAGGACGGGGCGTTCACACCCGAAGGCGGCGAACTGGTCCTCAAGGCGTTCGGCCATGGCAAGCAGGCCGGCGGTTGGCTGGTCGACAAGCATCCGCGCTTCCTCGCCGACACCACCGGCGACGGCAAGCTCGACATCATCGGCTGCCACGACGACGGTCTGCGGGTCTCCCTCCAGGACGAAGAAGGAAAGTTCGCACCGCTCGCCGACGAACCCGTCCTCAAGGCGTTCGGCCATGGCAAGCAGGCCGGTGGCTGGCTGGTCGACAAGCATCCGCGCTTCCTCGCCGACACCACCGGCGACGGCAAGCTCGACATTGTCGGTTGCCACGACGACGGCCTCTGGGTATCGCTCCAGGACGAGGAAGGGGCGTTCGCCGAACCTCTGTACGTCCTCGACGACTTCGGGGTCGACCAGGGATGGAGCTCGGTCAGGGAGCACCCCCGGTTCGTGGCCGCAACCACCAGCGACGGGGTACCGGACATCGTCGGCTTCGGCCCGCAGGGCGTGGTCGTCGCACGCGGACGCGGCGATGGCACGTTCGAGCCTTCCCAACTCGTCCTGAACGACTACGGGCAGGCCCAGGGATGGACAGGCGTGAAGCACCCCCGGCTCCTGGCCGACGTCACCGGCGACGGGACCCCGGACATCGTCGGCTTCGGCAACGAGGGCGTCTGGGTATCGCACAACAACGGCGACGGCACCTTCGCGCAGGCCGAGCTCGTATGCCGCGGGTTCGGATACAACGACAACGCAGGCGCCTGGCGGGTCTACCGCCACCCCCGGTTCCTCACCGACATCACCGGCGACGGACGCGTCGACATCGTCGGCTTCGGCGGCCCGGGCGTACACGTCGCCCGCAATCTCCACCGCCGCTTCAGGACCCGGTGACCCCGAGAACAATGCAGCATGGGCATGCGACCGAGGCGGGCCGAGAAGGTGGGCTCGTGTCGGCCCACAGAAGTACCTGCTCCTTCGAGATCTCCTCCCTCCTGCGGATTCATTCAAACGGGGGGCGAAGTCCGGATCTGCCCCCGCCGCTGCGTCGAAACGGTGCCAGCGCTCGGGGGGCGCGTGTTAGCCACATGCGAATCGGGGACCAGACGTGCCTGGCCGTGCCCCCTGGCAAAAAGCGCCAACTGGCCCCCTGAGCGGAGACTGAGCACGGTAGATGTCCATGGCCGTCAACTACCGTGCTCAGGCACACTTGGTGACCGACGCAC
Coding sequences within:
- a CDS encoding FG-GAP-like repeat-containing protein, whose translation is MPVPTQELKLEIVNAATGQPLGAKASAAAGGGLVVRDHPEDGPRPDLWQFLPVPGSQDDPAYVIRNTAGSKVLDTPAAVGQGIRQSDASGKKGQQWHLVPVAGEAGLYLIEGAADGTVLDLDEPGKDDTRIILREYDDLAESQRWRFVPAEPERTSDLVLDWAPLSHWNSRQSWRLTHNKPSLRPAPDATPSFSNVLLVLEKFGSDQDTAGWKNDALTPSPSGEPSRWAGVGARFLADTEGTGRADIVGIRATKGAVTSSSRGDGTFDDERPLHQGVATPNSADLWSVVDLTGDGKPDVVALCAGGVRVSAQDEDGAFTPEGGELVLKAFGHGKQAGGWLVDKHPRFLADTTGDGKLDIIGCHDDGLRVSLQDEEGKFAPLADEPVLKAFGHGKQAGGWLVDKHPRFLADTTGDGKLDIVGCHDDGLWVSLQDEEGAFAEPLYVLDDFGVDQGWSSVREHPRFVAATTSDGVPDIVGFGPQGVVVARGRGDGTFEPSQLVLNDYGQAQGWTGVKHPRLLADVTGDGTPDIVGFGNEGVWVSHNNGDGTFAQAELVCRGFGYNDNAGAWRVYRHPRFLTDITGDGRVDIVGFGGPGVHVARNLHRRFRTR